The following are encoded together in the Glycine max cultivar Williams 82 chromosome 8, Glycine_max_v4.0, whole genome shotgun sequence genome:
- the LOC102659733 gene encoding subtilisin-like protease Glyma18g48580 isoform X2 has translation MPSKGQSYIVYLGWHSHGPNPSASDLEFATNPHYKLLGSHLGSHEKAKEAIFYSYNKHSNGFAVVLEEEHAQDIAKNPNVVSVFLNKGHELQTTRSWEFLGLESDGVVPKDSIWEKARYGEGVIIANIDTVAEWSQIRQLLPWTLTLSHLKSSFCHQSQNLSL, from the exons ATGCCATCAAAAGGCCAA TCTTATATTGTATACTTAGGATGGCATTCTCATGGCCCAAACCCTTCAGCAAGTGATCTTGAGTTTGCAACAAATCCCCATTACAAATTATTAGGCTCACACTTGGGAAG CCATGAGAAGGCCAAAGAAGcaatattttattcatacaATAAACACAGCAATGGTTTTGCTGTTGTACTTGAAGAGGAACATGCACAAGACATAGCAA AAAATCCAAATGTAGTGTCTGTGTTTCTGAACAAAGGGCATGAATTGCAAACTACTAGATCATGGGAATTTCTTGGGCTAGAAAGTGATGGAGTGGTTCCCAAAGACTCCATATGGGAGAAGGCAAGATATGGTGAGGGTGTAATCATTGCTAACATCGATACAG TTGCAGAATGGAGTCAAATCAGGCAGCTTCTTCCATGGACGTTGACACTGTCCCATCTGAAGTCAAGCTTTTGCCACCAAAGCCAAAATTTGAGCCTTTGA